A stretch of Aristophania vespae DNA encodes these proteins:
- a CDS encoding F0F1 ATP synthase subunit A, with protein sequence MANGSTIDALGQFELHPILGSVGETLRLSQSPVFMLISVLLVLAFLYFGMRPAAVVPDRLQAAAEMSYEFIRDLAVGTIGEKGTVFFPFVFALFFFILTGNYLGLLPYSFTFTSHIAVTLAMALTVFIMAILASLRYQGIGFLKHFMPEGAPIALAPILIPIEILSYLSRPISLSIRLFANMVAGHVLLEVFASFTIMLAGLGVAGHILAVAPIVINIALMALELLVGLLQAYVFAILTCIYLREAVAH encoded by the coding sequence GTGGCAAACGGATCGACGATTGACGCACTCGGACAGTTTGAACTGCATCCGATACTTGGTTCGGTCGGTGAGACCCTGCGTTTATCTCAGTCTCCAGTATTTATGCTGATTTCAGTCCTGCTGGTATTGGCATTTTTGTATTTTGGCATGCGACCAGCTGCTGTAGTACCTGATAGACTGCAGGCTGCGGCTGAAATGAGCTACGAATTTATTCGCGATCTCGCCGTGGGTACGATCGGTGAAAAAGGAACTGTTTTCTTTCCTTTTGTCTTCGCTCTTTTCTTCTTCATCCTCACAGGTAATTACCTCGGCCTCCTGCCTTATTCCTTCACATTCACAAGTCATATTGCTGTTACTCTGGCCATGGCCTTGACAGTATTTATTATGGCTATACTCGCATCTCTGCGTTACCAGGGTATCGGTTTTTTAAAGCATTTTATGCCTGAAGGCGCGCCTATTGCACTAGCGCCTATCTTGATTCCGATTGAGATCCTTTCCTATCTCTCACGCCCAATAAGTCTTTCTATTCGTCTTTTTGCGAATATGGTTGCTGGTCACGTGCTTTTAGAGGTATTTGCAAGCTTCACAATCATGCTTGCCGGACTCGGAGTCGCCGGTCATATTTTGGCTGTTGCTCCGATCGTGATTAATATCGCTCTAATGGCACTTGAGCTGCTTGTGGGATTATTGCAAGCATATGTATTTGCAATTCTCACTTGTATATATCTCCGTGAGGCAGTCGCTCATTAA
- a CDS encoding F0F1 ATP synthase subunit B family protein: MRLMPRFLLSAAPLAALPGRAVAAGMPQLDFKNPLLQGQVIWGALIFIFFYIVLSRSALPRVDRVIRNRTERIQNDLDLARKAKREADQARKELLDARQKATDHAQANIQTIRDMAKSATESQLAATVERLEAEMREAELNIKTAHNDALHHVNEIASDTATSLINRLLGRDEKATVLDAIKRVQG; this comes from the coding sequence ATGCGCCTAATGCCTCGTTTCCTCCTGTCTGCCGCCCCACTTGCGGCCTTACCGGGCCGGGCCGTGGCTGCGGGCATGCCCCAGCTTGACTTTAAAAATCCCCTTTTACAGGGGCAAGTCATCTGGGGTGCATTGATCTTTATATTCTTTTATATCGTATTGAGCCGCTCGGCTCTGCCACGCGTTGATCGTGTTATCAGAAACCGTACTGAACGCATCCAAAATGATCTTGATTTAGCACGCAAGGCTAAAAGAGAAGCTGATCAAGCGCGTAAAGAACTTTTAGATGCGCGTCAAAAAGCAACAGATCACGCTCAGGCTAACATTCAAACTATTCGTGACATGGCTAAATCAGCCACGGAATCTCAGCTTGCTGCGACTGTAGAGCGTTTGGAAGCAGAAATGCGTGAGGCTGAACTTAATATTAAAACTGCTCATAACGATGCTTTGCACCATGTTAACGAAATTGCCTCAGATACGGCTACATCTCTTATAAATCGCCTTTTGGGCAGAGATGAGAAAGCTACAGTTTTAGACGCAATCAAGCGCGTACAGGGCTAA
- a CDS encoding F0F1 ATP synthase subunit B family protein, with protein MFNEPRFWTAVAFVLFFLLFGRKLWRIIATRLDERAELVRNNLDESARLRREAEQMLEDATRERENAAAEAQQLIEASEAQALSLKERALRDSEELVSRHEKLARDRIKALENAALRDIRNKAADVAFAASREAITEILQKDSNLAAQLLDQSLTNIPKALKQDNAA; from the coding sequence ATTTTTAATGAACCACGCTTCTGGACAGCAGTAGCTTTTGTTCTGTTCTTCTTACTCTTTGGTCGGAAACTTTGGCGTATTATTGCTACGCGCCTGGATGAACGAGCTGAATTGGTCCGTAATAATCTTGACGAATCAGCACGGTTGCGTCGTGAAGCAGAACAAATGCTTGAGGATGCAACAAGAGAAAGAGAGAATGCTGCGGCTGAAGCGCAACAGCTTATTGAAGCTTCAGAAGCACAAGCTCTTTCTCTTAAAGAGCGCGCTTTACGTGATTCCGAAGAGCTCGTATCCCGTCATGAAAAATTGGCCCGTGACCGGATAAAAGCTTTAGAAAATGCTGCCTTACGTGATATTCGCAATAAAGCAGCTGACGTAGCCTTTGCAGCATCGCGTGAAGCTATTACTGAGATTTTGCAAAAAGATTCTAATCTTGCAGCTCAGCTTCTTGATCAAAGTTTGACAAACATACCTAAAGCTTTGAAGCAAGATAACGCTGCTTGA
- a CDS encoding glycosyltransferase family 2 protein has protein sequence MKGETPTLAVIVTVLNEAENILPVCEEISVALSSLPCYEVIFVNDGSEDATLERLIEARRLFLPQLRILNHSHCLGKSASLRTAISHARAPWIATMDGDGQDDPNEIPKLYQLALKCAQNGEAPLIVGVRRKRRDRISRRFATRFANGLRRRFLNDQCPDTGAPLKVFLREKFLELPQFEGLHRFLPALMGSYGVTLHCLTVTHRPRLHGTSKYTNLNRALVGIRDLLGVKWLQKRTRYSREPTEL, from the coding sequence ATGAAGGGTGAGACCCCGACTTTAGCCGTCATTGTTACGGTTTTAAATGAGGCCGAAAACATCCTTCCAGTCTGCGAAGAAATTAGCGTCGCATTATCCTCCCTTCCTTGTTACGAAGTTATTTTTGTTAATGATGGGAGTGAGGATGCCACGCTAGAACGCCTTATTGAGGCACGGCGTCTTTTCCTCCCTCAATTACGTATATTGAATCATTCCCACTGCCTGGGTAAATCAGCATCTCTTAGAACAGCTATTTCTCATGCCAGGGCTCCTTGGATCGCCACAATGGATGGCGATGGTCAGGATGATCCCAATGAAATTCCTAAATTATATCAACTCGCCCTAAAATGCGCTCAAAATGGTGAGGCTCCACTGATTGTAGGTGTCAGGCGCAAAAGGCGTGATCGCATTTCAAGACGTTTTGCTACACGTTTTGCAAACGGACTGAGACGACGTTTTTTAAATGATCAATGTCCTGATACGGGTGCACCTCTTAAAGTCTTTTTAAGAGAAAAGTTTTTAGAGCTACCGCAATTTGAAGGATTACATAGGTTTTTGCCGGCCCTAATGGGCAGCTACGGTGTGACACTCCATTGCCTAACTGTAACCCACCGGCCCCGCCTTCATGGAACATCCAAATATACAAATTTAAATCGCGCTCTTGTCGGTATTCGTGATTTACTTGGTGTAAAATGGCTTCAGAAACGAACACGCTACTCCCGAGAGCCTACTGAACTTTAA
- a CDS encoding ATP synthase subunit C family protein → MDVQAARDIGAGLAVIALAGVGAGIGNIFAALVNSIARNPAARPHVFGLGMLGFALTEAIALFALLIAFLILFV, encoded by the coding sequence ATGGACGTCCAAGCCGCTCGCGATATTGGTGCTGGTCTTGCTGTCATTGCTCTTGCTGGTGTAGGTGCTGGTATTGGCAATATTTTTGCTGCGCTCGTGAATTCTATCGCCCGCAACCCTGCTGCCCGCCCACACGTATTCGGCCTTGGCATGCTAGGCTTTGCTCTGACAGAGGCTATCGCACTTTTTGCGTTGCTGATCGCCTTCCTTATCCTCTTCGTCTGA
- a CDS encoding ArnT family glycosyltransferase, giving the protein MTLTLRHYALLALLAFFLALPGRMTLPPLDRDEARYMEATEQMVLSNDFLDIHFQNQPRYLQPAGIYWLEALSAKSSAALFGPQVLRQTWPYRIPSLIAASLIVPLTAWIGFMLFGASTAILGALFLMVSTLFVAESRMATIDTVLLLDILCVEAILVRLYTNRNNRDPVSPFFACAYWAALGIGLMLKGPIILIPGLATPLSLCLIERNFSFWRSLRPAWGWIITLIIVAPWCIGIALKSHGAFFKNAVGHNLLGKITHGQESHGFPPGYYAVIFILAFWPGALFTLRALPSIWERRKNSSVLFLLCWIMPYWLFFELLATKLPHYVLPTFPAIALLTAASLTLWPAPRFLVWQKIIYIIYALLWSVVAIAFCFAGSALLITTSHLISIRALIALGGSLPLVILAIFSLTKNRVKHAAYNIIGAAILIHAGLFWAVIPNLNLIQLSPHIASSFYKARLCSESVLISASYYEPSLVFLAGPQTRLLDPEQAAKSLIEHSKCDLALIDEKDKAVFLAELEKAGIKPHLYDQISGFNYSKGKKLSLSLFGAQ; this is encoded by the coding sequence GTGACTCTAACCCTGCGTCATTATGCACTTTTAGCTCTTTTAGCATTTTTCCTGGCACTTCCTGGCCGTATGACTCTTCCACCACTGGATAGAGACGAAGCGCGTTATATGGAAGCAACAGAGCAAATGGTTCTCTCGAATGATTTTCTTGATATCCATTTTCAAAACCAGCCACGTTATCTTCAGCCAGCAGGTATTTACTGGCTAGAAGCTCTTAGCGCAAAAAGTTCAGCCGCCTTATTTGGACCGCAGGTTTTACGACAAACATGGCCCTATCGAATCCCCAGCCTTATAGCGGCCAGCTTGATTGTTCCTTTAACAGCCTGGATCGGCTTTATGCTCTTTGGAGCTAGTACAGCGATTTTAGGTGCCTTGTTTTTAATGGTTTCTACGCTTTTTGTTGCAGAAAGCCGCATGGCAACCATAGATACAGTGTTATTATTAGATATATTATGCGTTGAAGCCATTCTTGTCCGTCTCTACACAAACCGAAATAATCGAGACCCTGTTTCTCCGTTTTTTGCTTGCGCTTATTGGGCAGCTTTAGGCATTGGCCTTATGTTAAAAGGCCCGATTATTCTTATTCCTGGGCTTGCAACGCCTTTATCTCTTTGTCTCATTGAACGCAATTTTAGCTTTTGGCGCTCTCTCCGCCCTGCCTGGGGGTGGATTATAACGCTTATTATTGTAGCACCATGGTGTATAGGAATTGCTTTAAAGAGCCATGGTGCTTTTTTCAAAAACGCGGTAGGCCATAATCTACTAGGCAAAATAACTCACGGACAAGAGTCACACGGTTTTCCTCCCGGTTATTATGCTGTAATTTTCATATTAGCTTTTTGGCCTGGTGCTCTTTTCACGCTAAGGGCTCTTCCCTCAATATGGGAACGACGCAAAAATTCATCGGTTCTTTTTCTTTTATGTTGGATTATGCCTTATTGGCTGTTTTTTGAATTATTAGCGACAAAACTTCCTCATTACGTACTTCCTACTTTCCCCGCTATTGCCCTACTTACCGCTGCATCTTTAACCTTATGGCCTGCTCCCCGCTTTTTGGTATGGCAAAAAATAATTTACATTATTTACGCCTTGCTCTGGAGTGTTGTGGCAATTGCCTTTTGCTTTGCAGGCAGCGCCCTTCTTATTACAACATCGCATTTAATTTCCATCCGAGCCCTTATTGCCTTAGGAGGAAGCCTGCCACTTGTTATTTTAGCAATCTTCTCACTCACAAAAAATAGGGTCAAACACGCTGCATATAATATTATCGGCGCTGCTATTTTGATTCATGCAGGGTTATTTTGGGCTGTTATACCTAATCTCAACTTGATACAGCTCTCGCCTCACATTGCCTCATCTTTTTATAAAGCGCGACTATGTAGTGAAAGTGTTTTGATTTCAGCTTCATATTATGAGCCGAGCCTCGTGTTTTTAGCAGGCCCACAAACGCGGCTCCTTGATCCTGAGCAAGCAGCAAAATCCCTTATAGAGCACAGCAAATGTGATCTGGCGCTCATAGATGAAAAGGATAAAGCTGTTTTTTTAGCCGAGCTGGAAAAAGCAGGCATTAAACCGCATCTTTATGATCAGATTTCAGGCTTCAATTATTCTAAAGGGAAAAAATTGAGCCTAAGCTTATTTGGTGCCCAATAA
- a CDS encoding AtpZ/AtpI family protein — MGDFSPNKKESFDKRLSTLENQISPQAKKGQRPTQEKEEQSSFGVAFRVASDLIAGIVVGVGIGYGLDKWTGHKGLFLIVFALLGFCAGMRNVWRIVGVPVQTVQDEKNGRGPRGKRIDD, encoded by the coding sequence ATGGGTGATTTTTCTCCTAACAAGAAAGAAAGCTTTGATAAGCGTCTTTCAACGTTAGAGAATCAAATCTCTCCTCAGGCAAAAAAGGGGCAGAGACCCACACAGGAAAAGGAGGAGCAATCTTCTTTTGGTGTGGCTTTTCGGGTAGCTAGTGACTTGATTGCCGGCATTGTGGTGGGTGTCGGCATAGGTTATGGACTTGATAAATGGACAGGCCATAAGGGTTTGTTCTTAATTGTTTTTGCTCTATTGGGTTTTTGTGCAGGCATGAGAAATGTCTGGCGTATCGTAGGTGTTCCTGTGCAAACCGTGCAGGACGAAAAGAACGGGAGAGGCCCGCGTGGCAAACGGATCGACGATTGA
- a CDS encoding DUF2155 domain-containing protein: MNKKALEKNILFHLGSLAVLCTFLWPNVAFSVEGVPVPAVHPADSWQGRAKAVIRVLNRLDSQSELLTLSVGEEGHYRSLNLKLTACVERPPTLAPETAAQLNLTDSQAKDSEPFEGWILAQQPGLSVYQSSLYDVQVVRCEGEKVAPMVGPPPPVKAPQITSSAPEKLDADGSPVNNQAGAAYSPEAPTSILPSSSSNNQSFGASAPASSGDASLPPPTSLLP; this comes from the coding sequence ATGAATAAAAAAGCTCTTGAAAAGAACATATTGTTCCATTTAGGGAGCTTAGCTGTTCTCTGCACATTTCTATGGCCCAATGTGGCTTTTAGTGTTGAAGGTGTGCCAGTTCCTGCTGTTCACCCTGCGGATAGTTGGCAGGGGCGTGCCAAAGCTGTCATCCGTGTGCTTAATCGCCTTGATTCTCAAAGCGAATTATTGACTTTATCTGTGGGAGAAGAGGGGCATTATCGCAGCCTTAATTTAAAATTGACGGCATGTGTGGAAAGGCCTCCTACATTAGCACCAGAAACAGCAGCTCAACTGAATCTGACTGATAGTCAGGCAAAGGATTCAGAACCTTTTGAGGGCTGGATTTTAGCTCAGCAGCCCGGTTTGTCTGTCTATCAAAGTTCGCTATATGATGTACAGGTTGTCAGGTGCGAAGGGGAGAAAGTGGCACCAATGGTTGGGCCTCCTCCTCCAGTAAAAGCGCCACAGATTACATCATCAGCACCTGAAAAATTGGATGCGGATGGAAGCCCTGTTAATAATCAGGCTGGTGCGGCATATTCGCCAGAGGCACCTACATCTATATTGCCGTCCTCTTCCTCAAATAACCAATCTTTTGGTGCCAGTGCTCCGGCGTCCTCGGGTGACGCATCTTTACCACCTCCAACATCATTATTACCTTAA
- a CDS encoding NAD(+) synthase: protein MDQAAFKCLYEQGFARVAACTVPVTLADPHKNGAAILDSLKECDQKGVAVAVFPELVLSGYSIGDLLFQQLLLQSVEEALEKLVKATSSLMSVAVVGAPLKQGDGLYNCAVIIHRGRILGVVPKTYLPRYREFYEPRHFLSGKGVTGSISLCGQLVPFGTDLLFQASDISALIVGVEICEDLWAPLPPSTILALGGATVIANLSASPVTIGRMEDRLALCSSQSRRVQAAYIYAAAGPGESTTDLAWDGQLTIHEAGSLLEVSERFPQKATSVIADIDLTLLQQERLHLGYFTDESQKLRVVSFQLAPTCEDRGLLREIPRFPFVPNNPATLAQDCQEAWMIQVQALCQRLVSSGAKRMIIGVSGGLDSALALLVAVKSADALGWPRKSILARTMPGFATGKKSLSFAQSLMADLDVEGDVLDIRQTALSMLKEIKHPFAEGEPVHDITFENVQAGLRTDFLFRLANFHNGLVIGTGDLSEIALGWCTYGVGDQMAHYNVNSGIPKTLIQHIIRWAAQEEPIFPSNVRKILKEIVESEISPELVPESKDGIQKTEQIIGPYALQDFTLYYVLRHGFSPQRIAFLQEKAWGNHLEGNWPIHYPESEKRSYSLDELIHWMKIFISRFFGTSQFKRSAMPNGPKVVAGGSLSPRGDWRAPSDGKATLWLNNLEQVKYKKP, encoded by the coding sequence GTGGATCAAGCCGCCTTTAAATGCCTTTATGAGCAGGGGTTCGCAAGGGTTGCTGCCTGTACTGTCCCTGTTACATTAGCCGACCCTCATAAAAACGGGGCTGCTATACTTGATAGTTTAAAAGAGTGCGATCAAAAAGGAGTGGCGGTAGCAGTTTTTCCTGAATTGGTACTAAGCGGATATAGTATTGGCGATTTGCTTTTTCAGCAGCTTTTACTTCAATCTGTTGAAGAAGCCCTTGAAAAACTCGTTAAAGCAACATCTTCACTCATGAGTGTTGCTGTTGTTGGAGCGCCCTTAAAACAGGGAGACGGGCTCTATAATTGTGCCGTTATAATTCATAGAGGGCGCATTCTCGGTGTTGTGCCTAAAACCTATCTACCGCGTTATCGGGAGTTTTATGAACCGCGTCATTTTCTAAGTGGTAAAGGCGTAACGGGTTCTATCTCTCTATGTGGTCAGTTAGTTCCTTTTGGTACGGATTTGCTCTTTCAGGCTTCAGATATTTCGGCTCTTATAGTTGGTGTTGAAATATGCGAAGACTTGTGGGCACCGCTGCCGCCTAGCACTATATTGGCGTTGGGTGGCGCCACGGTTATAGCTAATCTTTCTGCCTCGCCTGTGACAATTGGGCGAATGGAAGATCGTTTAGCTCTTTGTTCTTCACAGTCAAGACGAGTGCAGGCTGCTTATATTTATGCAGCGGCTGGTCCTGGTGAATCCACAACCGATCTAGCATGGGATGGTCAATTAACGATCCACGAGGCTGGTTCTCTTTTAGAGGTTTCGGAGCGTTTTCCCCAAAAAGCAACTTCAGTTATTGCAGATATTGATCTGACTCTTTTGCAGCAAGAACGGCTTCATTTGGGATATTTCACTGATGAATCTCAAAAGTTGAGGGTGGTCAGTTTTCAGCTTGCTCCCACTTGTGAAGATCGTGGTCTCTTGCGCGAAATACCGCGCTTTCCTTTCGTGCCTAATAATCCGGCAACATTAGCTCAGGACTGTCAGGAAGCTTGGATGATTCAGGTTCAGGCATTGTGTCAGCGTCTGGTAAGTTCTGGCGCAAAGAGGATGATTATAGGCGTTTCCGGTGGGCTTGATAGTGCGCTGGCCTTATTGGTTGCGGTGAAATCAGCCGATGCTCTAGGATGGCCCAGAAAATCGATTTTGGCGCGTACGATGCCAGGCTTTGCTACGGGCAAGAAATCTCTTTCTTTTGCTCAGTCACTCATGGCAGATTTGGATGTAGAAGGCGATGTTCTCGATATTCGTCAAACTGCATTATCAATGTTGAAAGAAATAAAGCATCCTTTTGCCGAGGGTGAACCTGTTCACGATATTACCTTTGAAAATGTGCAGGCAGGTTTACGTACAGATTTTCTTTTTCGTTTGGCTAATTTTCATAATGGGCTTGTCATTGGAACAGGCGATTTGTCCGAAATTGCTTTGGGGTGGTGTACTTACGGTGTTGGTGACCAGATGGCGCATTATAATGTTAATTCAGGTATTCCTAAAACACTCATACAGCACATCATAAGATGGGCCGCTCAGGAAGAACCAATATTTCCGTCAAATGTTAGAAAAATTCTGAAAGAAATTGTTGAGTCAGAAATAAGCCCTGAACTTGTTCCTGAGAGCAAGGACGGTATACAGAAAACTGAGCAAATCATTGGCCCCTATGCGTTGCAGGACTTCACATTATATTACGTTTTGCGTCATGGCTTTTCGCCGCAGCGCATAGCTTTTTTGCAAGAAAAAGCGTGGGGCAATCATCTGGAAGGTAATTGGCCAATCCACTATCCAGAATCTGAAAAGCGGTCATATAGTCTAGATGAGCTTATTCATTGGATGAAGATTTTTATCAGTCGATTCTTTGGTACGAGTCAATTTAAGCGCTCAGCAATGCCTAATGGACCTAAAGTTGTGGCTGGAGGCTCCTTAT